The proteins below are encoded in one region of Microcoleus sp. FACHB-672:
- a CDS encoding thioredoxin family protein translates to MALTPSTMLALKTQAPDFHLPDVVSGQTISLATFAGKKALLVMFICRHCPFVKHIQTELAQIGKDYAGENVGILAISANNAATHPEDAPDKLKTMAQELGFTFRYGYDPSQETAKAYTAACTPDFFVFDANRQLVYRGQLDDSRPSNGLPVTGKDLRSALDAVLADQPVNPEQKPSIGCNIKWKPGNEPGY, encoded by the coding sequence ATGGCATTAACCCCGTCAACAATGTTGGCGCTAAAAACTCAAGCGCCGGATTTTCATCTGCCAGATGTCGTTTCCGGTCAAACAATATCTCTGGCCACATTTGCCGGCAAAAAAGCGCTGCTGGTGATGTTTATTTGCCGGCACTGCCCTTTCGTCAAGCACATACAGACAGAACTCGCGCAAATTGGCAAAGACTATGCCGGCGAAAATGTTGGCATCCTGGCGATCAGCGCCAACAATGCGGCAACCCATCCGGAGGATGCCCCCGATAAACTTAAAACAATGGCGCAAGAACTTGGCTTCACCTTCCGCTACGGTTATGACCCCAGCCAAGAAACAGCCAAAGCTTACACAGCCGCTTGCACACCAGACTTTTTCGTATTTGATGCCAACCGGCAACTGGTGTATCGGGGCCAATTGGACGACAGCCGGCCCAGCAACGGGCTGCCTGTCACCGGCAAAGATTTGCGATCTGCGCTTGATGCGGTGCTAGCCGATCAGCCAGTCAACCCAGAACAAAAGCCTAGCATCGGCTGCAATATTAAGTGGAAACCAGGGAATGAACCGGGGTATTAG
- a CDS encoding alpha/beta fold hydrolase: MAIDEQLIEVGKLKWFYRQAKPIGKSDKLPVLLLHGLPSQSYSWNEVLPALAEQGFRAIAPDWIGFGLSSKPDRRDFAYTPDAFIDALAGFIAALEIERFYLVVQGFLGSAGLQYALRHSEQIERLVILNTPVTTDAKLPWKIKQLGLPLVGDMMTQDPLLVDRTLEGGSGYQISDKDLDVYRRPFLKSSDAGRSLLYTVRNIQMVPAMAEIAAGFPAWQQPTLMIWGMNDPWLPFSQAQSFANSLQNAEVVKLEEGRHYPQEHWSEKVSNALIPFLRRQEI, from the coding sequence GTGGCAATTGACGAACAATTGATTGAGGTAGGGAAGCTGAAGTGGTTTTACCGGCAAGCTAAGCCCATTGGCAAGAGTGATAAGCTGCCGGTGCTGTTGCTGCACGGTTTACCCTCCCAGAGTTACAGCTGGAATGAAGTTTTGCCGGCTTTGGCAGAGCAAGGTTTTCGCGCAATTGCTCCAGACTGGATCGGGTTTGGCTTATCGTCTAAACCAGACCGGCGCGACTTTGCCTATACCCCAGATGCGTTTATTGACGCCCTTGCCGGCTTTATTGCAGCTTTGGAAATTGAGCGATTTTATTTAGTGGTTCAGGGATTTTTGGGTTCTGCCGGTTTGCAATATGCGCTGCGTCATTCAGAGCAAATTGAGCGCTTAGTGATTCTCAATACGCCAGTGACGACAGATGCCAAGTTGCCTTGGAAGATTAAGCAATTGGGTTTGCCGCTTGTGGGAGATATGATGACGCAAGACCCGCTACTGGTTGACCGAACGCTGGAAGGCGGTAGCGGCTACCAAATATCTGATAAAGATTTAGATGTGTACCGGCGTCCATTTCTCAAGAGTTCCGACGCCGGACGCAGTTTGCTCTACACCGTCAGAAATATACAGATGGTTCCGGCAATGGCAGAAATTGCCGCCGGCTTTCCTGCATGGCAGCAACCCACGTTGATGATCTGGGGAATGAATGATCCTTGGCTGCCTTTCTCCCAGGCACAAAGCTTCGCTAACAGCCTTCAAAATGCAGAAGTTGTCAAACTAGAAGAAGGCCGACATTACCCACAAGAACATTGGTCTGAAAAGGTGTCTAATGCACTAATTCCATTTTTGCGCCGGCAAGAAATTTAG
- a CDS encoding pentapeptide repeat-containing protein, with protein MIANVITGPRQSFTRDELLQRYASGARDFSRASLSKADLSETDLSGAYLSGAGLSKADLRGAKLIKANLHGASLSGANLSGADLSGADLSGAHLNWADLSGANLTGAILTGADVSGASLSGANLSKSHLSHTYLIGTNLSKADLSGANLTQASLNKADLSKANLSKANLRGAKLRQANLSEADLSQANLAGANLNSANLNNAHLNGANLSEADLSEAMLGRANLSKTNLSKTDLRNTCLKQANLSGVNLSGAELSGADLSGKLLTGANLSGAGLSLANLTGAYLIQANLSGANLAGANLSGAHLIGTNLSEADLTRANLRNANVADANRQGIKLKGAILPNGKIYQ; from the coding sequence ATGATAGCTAACGTGATTACTGGGCCAAGACAGAGCTTCACCCGTGATGAACTGCTCCAACGCTACGCATCAGGGGCGAGAGATTTTAGTCGGGCTAGCTTAAGTAAAGCGGATCTCAGTGAGACAGATTTGAGTGGGGCGTATCTCAGTGGAGCCGGTTTAAGCAAAGCCGATTTGAGGGGAGCCAAACTCATTAAAGCTAACCTGCATGGAGCAAGTCTCAGCGGGGCGAATCTGAGTGGAGCCGACTTGAGTGGAGCGGATCTGAGCGGCGCACACTTAAACTGGGCTGATTTGAGCGGAGCCAACTTGACTGGAGCGATCCTGACGGGCGCAGATGTGAGCGGCGCTAGCCTCAGCGGAGCCAATCTCAGCAAGAGCCACCTTAGTCACACCTACTTGATTGGCACCAATCTCAGCAAAGCCGATTTGAGCGGAGCCAATCTCACCCAAGCCAGTTTGAACAAGGCAGACTTGAGTAAGGCTAACCTGAGCAAGGCAAACCTCCGTGGGGCAAAGCTACGGCAAGCAAACCTGAGCGAGGCTGATTTATCTCAGGCAAACTTGGCAGGCGCGAACCTAAACTCAGCGAATCTAAACAACGCGCATTTAAATGGGGCGAATCTCAGCGAAGCCGATTTAAGTGAAGCAATGTTAGGACGTGCCAATTTGAGTAAGACAAACTTGAGTAAGACAGACTTAAGAAATACTTGTTTAAAGCAGGCTAATCTGAGTGGGGTTAATCTGAGTGGGGCAGAATTGAGTGGCGCTGATTTAAGTGGAAAACTGCTAACCGGCGCGAACTTGAGTGGTGCCGGCTTGAGCTTAGCAAATCTCACTGGCGCTTATTTGATTCAAGCGAACTTGAGCGGTGCTAATCTTGCCGGCGCGAACCTGAGTGGCGCACATCTAATTGGCACCAATTTGTCTGAGGCAGATTTGACGAGAGCGAACTTGCGAAATGCGAATGTAGCGGACGCAAATCGTCAGGGAATCAAGCTCAAGGGAGCCATCTTACCCAATGGCAAAATATATCAATAG